From a region of the Rhipicephalus microplus isolate Deutch F79 chromosome X, USDA_Rmic, whole genome shotgun sequence genome:
- the LOC119176140 gene encoding CXXC motif containing zinc binding protein, with amino-acid sequence MVKIALQLRANLENVASFKPSPDCVWYLRLKCLNCGEQTSAWQTVEASNRSPMKGSRGEANLVLKCKLCNRENSMDVLNDKIQAYNADNSFEFVTVIVFECRGVEPVAFDARDGFTATAAESGTVFDDVKFESKEWAEYDEEGKQAVGIYDLEHNFIKVK; translated from the coding sequence ATGGTGAAGATTGCACTACAACTTCGCGCCAATCTAGAAAATgtcgcaagcttcaagccgagtcCAGACTGCGTATGGTACCTTCGGCTGAAATGCTTGAACTGCGGCGAGCAGACCAGCGCTTGGCAAACTGTGGAGGCTTCCAACCGGTCGCCAATGAAAGGCAGTCGCGGAGAAGCCAATCTAGTTCTCAAGTGCAAGTTGTGCAACCGTGAGAACAGCATGGACGTTCTGAACGACAAGATACAAGCTTACAACGCTGACAACTCTTTCGAGTTTGTCACCGTCATTGTCTTTGAGTGTCGCGGCGTGGAACCGGTCGCTTTTGACGCCAGGGATGGTTTCACCGCTACAGCTGCTGAAAGTGGAACTGTTTTTGACGACGTGAAGTTCGAGAGCAAGGAGTGGGCCGAGTACGACGAAGAAGGGAAACAAGCCGTTGGGATCTACGATCTCGAGCACAATTTCATCAAGGTGAAGTAG